From a single Pseudalkalibacillus hwajinpoensis genomic region:
- a CDS encoding SDR family NAD(P)-dependent oxidoreductase, whose protein sequence is MSYKPLDTNKTYLVTGAAGFIGFYLSKKLLEQGCKVIGIDNINDYYDVNLKYTRLEELKPSEHFTFVEGDISDKNEITTIFEEYKPNIVVNLAAQAGVRYSIENPDVYIQSNVIGFYNILEACRNHPVDHLVYASSSSVYGANKKVPFEETDFVDNPVSLYASTKKSNELMAHTYSHLYNIPATGLRFFTVYGPMGRPDMAYFGFANKYFAGEPIKVFNNGDFENDLYRDFTFIDDIVIGIERLLNNFPTENVPHKVYNIGNNSPEKLMVFIETLEKCLSKATGKEVEFKKDFEPIKPGDVPATYASTDALQKAVGFKPETSIEEGLQQFADWYVNYYKMK, encoded by the coding sequence ATGAGTTACAAGCCTCTAGATACTAATAAAACATATCTTGTTACTGGAGCAGCTGGTTTTATTGGATTCTATCTATCTAAGAAACTATTAGAACAAGGGTGCAAAGTAATCGGTATCGATAACATCAACGACTACTACGATGTGAATCTAAAGTATACACGTCTTGAGGAACTGAAACCTTCTGAACATTTTACCTTTGTTGAGGGGGATATCTCTGACAAAAATGAAATTACTACTATTTTTGAAGAGTACAAGCCAAATATCGTTGTAAATCTAGCTGCTCAAGCTGGTGTACGTTATTCGATTGAGAATCCAGATGTCTATATTCAAAGCAACGTTATCGGTTTTTATAATATTCTTGAAGCATGTAGAAATCATCCTGTTGATCATCTAGTTTATGCATCTTCTAGTTCCGTTTATGGTGCAAATAAAAAAGTTCCGTTTGAAGAAACTGATTTCGTGGATAACCCGGTTTCACTATATGCATCTACGAAGAAGTCAAATGAGTTAATGGCTCATACGTACAGCCACTTGTACAATATTCCTGCGACTGGACTTCGTTTCTTCACTGTTTATGGTCCAATGGGACGTCCGGATATGGCTTACTTTGGCTTTGCGAATAAATACTTTGCTGGTGAACCAATTAAAGTGTTTAACAATGGCGATTTTGAGAATGATCTCTATCGTGATTTTACGTTTATCGATGATATTGTTATCGGTATTGAGAGACTACTTAACAATTTTCCAACCGAAAATGTGCCACACAAGGTTTATAACATCGGCAATAACAGTCCAGAGAAGTTGATGGTATTTATTGAAACCTTGGAGAAGTGTTTGAGTAAGGCAACTGGTAAAGAAGTTGAGTTTAAGAAGGATTTTGAACCTATTAAGCCAGGAGATGTTCCTGCTACTTATGCTTCTACAGATGCATTGCAGAAAGCAGTAGGATTTAAGCCTGAAACTTCAATTGAAGAAGGTTTGCAGCAGTTTGCTGATTGGTATGTGAATTATTATAAGATGAAGTAA
- a CDS encoding transposase: protein MTYGTIFVDLKTKKPVDLLNSRKHIDVTKWLKKHSETELISRDGAKGYAKAVHNASEQILQVADRWHILSQLFEAVKKTIYRVIPSRWSPDNQKIPIEEDRSVFPNHRKTDASRVNNEQKRWNRIKEVQKLHQQKYTVTSIANKLSISRGTVYQDLKIKKKPVHTRRSRFESIRPIIRSLLVDKQTANQIENVCRSNGFDGARSTLNALIAQERQQLNHKGNQEVLSLRQKILKIIWDFKSKDHLNRFEKLHPDLTNTFPYILILDQLVNSFRTLMRKKKADQLSNWMERYRQVEFDHIQSFINGMEQDISAIRLGIKETWSNGVTEGHVNRLKTIKRMMYGRAGFEVLRNRVLYQL, encoded by the coding sequence ATGACATATGGAACGATATTCGTTGACTTGAAAACGAAAAAACCAGTTGACCTTTTAAATAGTCGGAAACATATAGATGTGACAAAATGGCTTAAAAAGCACTCGGAAACAGAGCTCATTAGTCGTGATGGAGCAAAGGGTTATGCCAAAGCAGTTCATAATGCTTCAGAACAGATATTGCAGGTTGCAGATCGATGGCATATTCTTAGTCAATTGTTTGAGGCCGTTAAGAAAACCATCTATCGTGTTATTCCATCAAGATGGTCACCTGACAATCAGAAGATCCCGATCGAAGAAGACCGATCAGTGTTTCCCAATCACCGGAAAACGGATGCCTCTCGAGTGAATAACGAGCAAAAACGGTGGAACCGCATCAAAGAAGTCCAGAAATTGCATCAACAAAAGTATACTGTGACGTCTATTGCAAACAAATTAAGCATCTCAAGAGGAACAGTTTATCAGGATCTAAAAATAAAGAAAAAACCCGTACATACGCGCCGTTCTCGTTTTGAATCTATACGTCCGATCATTCGCTCCTTACTGGTAGATAAGCAAACCGCCAATCAGATTGAAAACGTATGTCGAAGTAATGGATTTGACGGTGCAAGGTCTACATTGAATGCTCTCATAGCTCAAGAAAGACAACAGTTAAATCATAAAGGAAACCAAGAAGTCCTGTCACTTAGGCAAAAGATATTGAAGATTATATGGGATTTTAAATCAAAAGACCATTTGAATAGATTCGAAAAGTTACATCCTGACCTAACTAATACGTTCCCTTATATTCTGATACTCGATCAACTTGTAAATTCGTTTCGGACGTTGATGCGCAAGAAAAAGGCAGATCAATTAAGCAACTGGATGGAGAGGTATCGTCAAGTTGAGTTCGATCATATTCAATCTTTTATTAATGGAATGGAACAAGATATTTCAGCCATCAGATTGGGTATAAAAGAAACCTGGAGCAATGGTGTAACTGAAGGCCATGTCAATCGATTGAAGACAATCAAACGAATGATGTACGGTCGCGCTGGATTTGAAGTTTTAAGAAACCGTGTTCTCTATCAATTGTAG
- a CDS encoding transposase family protein, which produces MCSFFEEQIFRFDEEVRILHQTQTADELFFIVEDLSTSSHCPSCDSLSNRPHSRYSRHVRDLPVSQYRVHIQIFLHKWFCDQPDCHKKVFTQRLSWLQPYKRYTERLEGVMRKIAFSNNCLTAEKVCRVLHIPVSHDTLLRLVKKGVSDVTPSPFRGHR; this is translated from the coding sequence ATGTGTTCCTTCTTTGAAGAACAGATCTTTCGATTTGATGAAGAAGTTCGAATTCTTCATCAAACTCAAACAGCCGATGAATTGTTTTTTATTGTTGAAGATTTGTCGACCTCTTCACACTGCCCTTCTTGTGATTCTTTATCAAACCGACCTCACAGTAGATACTCTCGTCATGTTCGAGATCTCCCCGTTTCCCAATACCGTGTTCACATCCAGATTTTTCTTCATAAATGGTTCTGTGATCAACCAGATTGTCATAAGAAAGTTTTTACCCAAAGACTATCCTGGCTGCAGCCTTATAAAAGATATACGGAAAGGTTAGAAGGTGTCATGCGAAAGATCGCTTTTTCTAATAACTGCTTAACTGCCGAAAAGGTTTGCCGTGTTCTTCATATTCCTGTTAGTCACGACACCTTGCTTCGGCTTGTGAAAAAAGGTGTGAGTGATGTAACCCCATCTCCCTTTCGTGGGCATAGATGA
- a CDS encoding AMP-binding enzyme, with protein sequence MIRHRGENVSSYQVEDAINSHRSVQVSAVFPIPAQEGDEDDIAAYIVLKPNEDETTDSIIQFLKGELPLFMLPNHVRFIEDLPRTPTNKTEKFKLKKLLSEELACDS encoded by the coding sequence TGTATCCTCCTATCAGGTAGAAGATGCAATTAACAGTCATAGGTCTGTCCAAGTATCAGCCGTTTTCCCAATTCCAGCGCAAGAAGGTGATGAGGATGATATCGCGGCCTATATTGTGTTAAAACCAAATGAAGATGAAACAACTGACTCTATTATCCAATTCCTTAAAGGGGAACTACCCTTGTTTATGCTACCAAATCATGTTCGTTTTATAGAAGACCTACCACGAACACCCACGAATAAAACTGAAAAGTTTAAGTTGAAAAAATTACTTTCTGAGGAGCTGGCTTGTGATTCGTAG